Proteins found in one Haloferax litoreum genomic segment:
- a CDS encoding M20 family metallopeptidase, with protein sequence MTEELDTSGEDGRVSGDAPRVDPDETIDLLQDLVQIPSPYFEEDEIAEFVYEWLDARGHDPEYHHVSEPDITEYEGDNVVARLEGSDPDAPTLLLNAHMDTVLLVEDWEEDPTSGRIEDGKLYGQGACDMKGGLAAVMMAFDALAEYDLAGDVLLTAVVDEEGPYGLGTDRLIRDGIVDDCDAAIVTEPGPILAQEDIENPALLLGARGRYFYDIEVRGKAAHGSKPHTGINAVVEAGKLAAALDDLEVGSHPKLGDGSVCPLKIEGGSQTLSVPERARLMVDRHVVVGETLEDARADAERVVDELGLESDVDVGFREAPEDDILYGPYVTDEDHPLVTALTDSTRAVSGTDPDYGYFSSVGDFNYLGDRAGLPTVIVGPDGENIHGAGEFVYTDEVVEVADIVADAAVRLLD encoded by the coding sequence ATGACTGAGGAACTCGACACTTCTGGGGAGGATGGTCGCGTATCGGGCGACGCCCCACGCGTCGACCCGGACGAAACCATCGACCTCCTGCAAGACCTCGTGCAGATTCCGAGTCCGTACTTCGAGGAAGACGAGATAGCCGAGTTCGTCTACGAGTGGCTAGACGCCCGCGGACACGACCCGGAGTACCACCACGTGAGCGAACCAGACATCACCGAGTACGAAGGCGACAACGTCGTCGCCCGGTTGGAAGGGTCTGACCCGGACGCGCCGACACTCCTGCTCAACGCCCACATGGACACGGTCCTCCTCGTCGAAGACTGGGAGGAAGACCCCACGTCGGGTCGCATCGAAGACGGCAAACTGTACGGACAGGGTGCGTGCGACATGAAAGGCGGCCTCGCGGCCGTCATGATGGCGTTCGACGCACTCGCGGAGTACGACCTCGCCGGCGACGTGCTTCTCACGGCCGTCGTGGACGAAGAAGGACCGTACGGCCTCGGGACCGACCGCCTCATCAGAGACGGCATCGTCGACGACTGCGACGCGGCAATCGTCACCGAACCCGGTCCAATTCTCGCGCAAGAGGACATCGAGAATCCGGCGCTCTTACTCGGCGCTCGTGGGCGGTACTTCTACGACATCGAAGTCCGCGGAAAGGCCGCTCACGGGTCGAAACCCCACACCGGTATCAACGCCGTCGTCGAGGCCGGGAAACTCGCCGCAGCACTGGACGACCTCGAAGTCGGGTCCCATCCGAAACTCGGCGACGGGTCGGTCTGCCCGCTGAAGATAGAAGGCGGGAGTCAGACGCTCTCGGTGCCGGAGCGGGCACGCCTCATGGTCGACCGCCACGTGGTCGTCGGCGAGACGCTCGAAGACGCCCGCGCCGACGCAGAACGCGTCGTCGACGAACTCGGCCTAGAGAGCGACGTAGACGTTGGCTTCCGCGAGGCCCCCGAAGACGACATCCTCTACGGTCCGTACGTCACGGACGAGGACCACCCACTCGTCACGGCCCTCACCGACTCGACCCGCGCCGTCTCGGGGACCGACCCGGACTACGGCTACTTCTCCAGCGTGGGCGACTTCAACTACCTCGGTGACAGGGCAGGCCTCCCGACAGTCATCGTCGGCCCGGACGGCGAGAACATCCACGGGGCCGGCGAGTTCGTCTACACCGACGAAGTGGTGGAAGTCGCGGACATCGTCGCCGACGCCGCCGTTCGACTGCTCGACTGA